A genome region from Arthrobacter sp. SLBN-100 includes the following:
- the orn gene encoding oligoribonuclease translates to MPISNERIVWIDCEMTGLDIKNDALIEVAALVTDSELNILGDGVDVVIKPDDAALAQMNDFVRDMHTKSGLLKELPHGTTMAEAEAAVMEYISKWVPDPRKAPLGGNSVGTDRVFLSRDMPAVVEHLHYRVIDVSTIKELSRRWFARAYFQSPAKKGGHRALGDIQDSIDELRYYREAVFVPSPGPDSATAQQIARRITGSADGQQPEA, encoded by the coding sequence GTGCCTATATCTAACGAACGAATCGTCTGGATCGACTGCGAAATGACCGGCCTGGACATCAAGAACGATGCCTTGATCGAGGTTGCCGCCCTGGTCACCGACTCCGAACTTAACATCCTCGGCGACGGCGTGGACGTCGTGATCAAACCGGACGACGCCGCCCTGGCCCAAATGAACGACTTCGTCCGGGACATGCACACCAAATCCGGCCTGCTCAAGGAACTCCCCCACGGCACCACCATGGCGGAGGCTGAGGCTGCAGTGATGGAGTACATCTCAAAGTGGGTGCCGGATCCCCGCAAGGCCCCCTTGGGCGGCAACTCGGTAGGAACGGACCGCGTCTTCCTGTCCCGCGACATGCCGGCCGTGGTGGAGCACCTCCACTACCGCGTGATCGATGTCAGCACCATCAAGGAACTCTCCCGCCGTTGGTTCGCCAGGGCGTACTTCCAGTCGCCGGCGAAAAAGGGCGGCCACCGGGCCCTGGGCGACATCCAGGATTCCATTGATGAACTGCGCTACTACCGGGAAGCGGTCTTCGTGCCGTCTCCGGGCCCGGACAGCGCCACGGCCCAGCAGATCGCCAGGCGCATCACCGGTTCCGCGGACGGGCAGCAGCCGGAAGCGTAA
- a CDS encoding HNH endonuclease family protein, with translation MTVSWSAYRRARRRSRQAWAVLALAAVSALAALFWFFTAGQFAVTGPAVSGPTEVPVFDSAWMKPVVPVHPVPEGSALSALDGLDVKGRAAKDSYDREAFGPAWQDVDRNGCDTRNDILRRDLAGVLFVEGSKCRVAAGSFQEPYTGQSVDFRRGSDSSRAVQIDHVVALGDAWQKGAQRLTAAQRQSLANDPLNLIAADGPANQQKSAGDAATWLPKNTSIHCHYVARQISVKTAYGLWVTDAEKEAMKRVLGSCPDQPTVSAR, from the coding sequence ATGACTGTGAGCTGGTCCGCCTACCGGCGTGCCCGCCGTCGTTCCCGTCAGGCGTGGGCAGTCCTCGCCCTGGCTGCGGTCTCGGCCCTCGCGGCCCTGTTCTGGTTCTTCACCGCGGGCCAATTCGCCGTTACAGGGCCGGCCGTCTCCGGGCCCACGGAAGTTCCCGTATTTGATTCTGCCTGGATGAAACCTGTGGTGCCGGTTCATCCAGTGCCCGAAGGCAGTGCACTCTCCGCGCTGGATGGCCTTGACGTCAAAGGACGCGCCGCCAAGGACTCGTATGATCGCGAAGCTTTTGGCCCGGCCTGGCAGGACGTTGACCGGAACGGCTGCGATACCCGCAACGACATCCTGCGGCGGGACCTGGCCGGCGTGCTATTTGTTGAGGGCTCGAAGTGCCGCGTGGCAGCAGGCTCCTTCCAGGAGCCCTATACAGGGCAGTCCGTGGACTTCCGCCGCGGCTCCGACAGCAGCCGGGCGGTCCAGATTGACCATGTGGTCGCCCTGGGAGACGCCTGGCAAAAGGGCGCCCAGAGGCTGACCGCTGCGCAGCGTCAGAGCCTCGCCAATGATCCGTTGAACCTCATCGCCGCCGACGGCCCGGCGAACCAGCAGAAAAGCGCCGGCGACGCCGCGACCTGGCTGCCGAAAAACACATCGATCCATTGCCACTACGTGGCGCGCCAAATTTCCGTCAAGACAGCCTACGGCCTCTGGGTTACGGACGCGGAAAAGGAAGCTATGAAGCGCGTCCTGGGATCCTGCCCAGACCAGCCGACTGTGTCAGCCCGCTAA
- a CDS encoding LacI family DNA-binding transcriptional regulator: protein MAASTLTEVARLAGVSPATASRVLNGSARKPGQDIADRVRQAADSLGYIPNAQAQGLAKSSSGLIGLIVHDIADPYFAAIARGVQEAAREQRRMVLLATTGGAPAEEKEAVAAFAARRADSIVIAGSRSSQPENQEGNAELAAELDRYCRNGGRVAVVGHPVVGATAPAGYHVVAVPNQELAAALAGQLASGRDGDFVIIGGPEGLFTSDDRIRGFQEGLAAAGRKPAEVLRTAFNRAGGYEAGLKLSDMIKARRSEATDGAAGSKLCIFAVNDVMAIGAAAALRSQGLRIPRDATIAGFDDIETLRDFRPALSTVRLPLEEIGRLATRATAPGAAGAGADAADMDSAGSVEELHDAGRPITGEVTLRRSTEMAA from the coding sequence GTGGCTGCAAGTACCCTTACCGAGGTGGCGCGGCTGGCCGGGGTATCCCCCGCCACCGCCAGCCGGGTCCTCAACGGCTCCGCGCGCAAGCCCGGGCAGGACATTGCGGACCGGGTCCGCCAGGCCGCGGACTCGCTCGGATACATCCCCAACGCACAGGCCCAGGGGCTGGCGAAGTCAAGCTCGGGACTGATCGGCCTGATCGTCCATGACATCGCGGACCCCTACTTCGCCGCCATCGCCCGCGGCGTGCAGGAGGCAGCCCGCGAGCAGCGCAGGATGGTGCTGCTTGCAACCACAGGCGGAGCCCCGGCAGAGGAAAAGGAAGCAGTTGCGGCTTTCGCAGCCCGCCGTGCGGATTCAATCGTCATCGCCGGCTCCCGCTCCTCGCAGCCGGAAAACCAGGAAGGCAACGCCGAACTGGCCGCAGAACTGGACAGGTACTGCCGCAATGGCGGACGGGTAGCTGTGGTGGGCCATCCGGTGGTGGGTGCAACGGCACCGGCGGGCTACCACGTGGTGGCCGTGCCCAACCAGGAACTGGCAGCGGCGCTGGCGGGCCAGCTCGCCTCCGGCCGGGACGGCGACTTTGTCATCATTGGCGGACCGGAGGGACTCTTCACCTCCGACGACCGGATCCGAGGCTTCCAGGAAGGCCTGGCAGCCGCCGGGCGCAAACCGGCGGAAGTCCTGCGCACTGCCTTCAACCGTGCCGGCGGGTACGAGGCCGGTCTCAAGCTTTCTGACATGATCAAGGCCCGCCGGTCAGAGGCCACGGATGGAGCTGCCGGCAGCAAGCTGTGCATCTTTGCCGTCAATGACGTGATGGCCATCGGTGCCGCGGCCGCCCTTCGTTCGCAGGGGCTCCGGATCCCGCGCGATGCCACCATCGCCGGTTTTGACGACATCGAAACACTCCGGGATTTCCGTCCCGCACTTTCCACGGTGCGCCTGCCGCTGGAAGAGATCGGACGCCTGGCCACCCGCGCCACGGCTCCCGGCGCAGCCGGCGCTGGTGCGGACGCTGCCGATATGGACAGTGCGGGTTCCGTTGAGGAACTGCACGACGCAGGGCGGCCCATCACCGGCGAAGTCACGCTTCGGCGCAGCACAGAAATGGCCGCCTGA
- the mptB gene encoding polyprenol phosphomannose-dependent alpha 1,6 mannosyltransferase MptB translates to MTAPVPAAGELVAADTSAADLAEVDNPRTPLLAGFVGSMFMLIGSLGVGWLAPVSELRRLPLFIWMRAEAAGVALSIILLAVGGMLLVRAWLRLGQRIRVWGDQARQATLMAVVAWGLPMMFSVPLFSRDVYAYIGQGRLMVEGFNPYENGISALSNYFQLGADKMWTEAPVPYGQLFLWIEQFVVWSTNVQPEASVMLFRLVAVAGVLLCVIYVPKLAELHGVNPNRALWLTAANPLFLTNFIGSVHNDALMIGLALAGLYYSATHRVVRGIVLVTLSIAVKPITIVFLPFIGLLWAGKNAGWLRKFAFWGLTAGLSLGILALMSLVNGFGFGWINGLSAPGSIYIWYAPVGLIGLVVASLANAFGLDGLVLAGWVFDAGKLLAVGIVAWQIFRGEHDRLIRRLTLAFAAIVVLAPMIQSWYVVWLIPLFAVTGIRNDWQVKALYFVVSFFMIYAISDQLEVFPYLQTADLGLALALARVAAALTGLLFGLYLIFWDPRTRSLFRKSGDPVLERPVI, encoded by the coding sequence ATGACGGCGCCTGTGCCTGCAGCGGGGGAACTGGTTGCCGCGGACACCTCTGCAGCAGACCTGGCCGAGGTCGACAATCCCCGTACGCCGCTCCTGGCCGGATTCGTGGGCTCGATGTTTATGCTGATCGGGTCACTGGGCGTGGGCTGGCTGGCCCCTGTTTCCGAGCTCCGCAGGTTGCCGCTGTTCATCTGGATGCGGGCCGAAGCGGCGGGCGTTGCACTCTCCATCATTCTGCTGGCGGTAGGCGGGATGCTTCTGGTCCGCGCCTGGCTGCGGCTGGGCCAGCGCATCCGGGTGTGGGGAGACCAGGCCCGCCAGGCGACCCTGATGGCAGTTGTGGCCTGGGGGCTGCCCATGATGTTCAGCGTCCCGCTGTTCAGCCGTGACGTCTACGCCTACATCGGGCAGGGCCGCCTGATGGTGGAGGGGTTCAACCCGTACGAGAACGGCATTTCGGCGCTGTCCAACTACTTCCAGCTGGGCGCGGACAAAATGTGGACCGAGGCCCCGGTTCCCTACGGCCAGCTGTTCCTGTGGATCGAGCAGTTTGTGGTGTGGTCCACCAACGTCCAGCCTGAGGCAAGCGTGATGCTGTTCCGGCTGGTCGCCGTGGCAGGCGTGCTCCTGTGCGTGATCTATGTGCCCAAACTCGCTGAGCTGCACGGCGTGAACCCCAACCGGGCGCTTTGGCTGACGGCCGCCAATCCACTGTTCCTGACGAACTTCATCGGCAGTGTCCACAACGATGCCCTCATGATCGGGCTGGCCCTTGCCGGCCTCTACTACTCGGCCACCCACCGGGTGGTCCGCGGCATCGTCCTGGTGACACTGTCCATCGCCGTCAAGCCCATCACCATCGTTTTCCTGCCATTCATCGGGCTCTTGTGGGCAGGGAAAAATGCGGGCTGGCTTCGGAAGTTTGCCTTCTGGGGCCTGACAGCAGGATTGAGCCTCGGGATCCTGGCACTGATGAGCCTCGTCAACGGTTTCGGCTTCGGCTGGATCAACGGACTTTCCGCCCCGGGCAGCATCTACATCTGGTATGCCCCGGTGGGGCTGATCGGCCTGGTGGTCGCCTCGCTGGCCAATGCCTTCGGGCTGGACGGGTTGGTCCTCGCCGGTTGGGTGTTCGACGCCGGGAAGTTGCTGGCCGTGGGCATCGTAGCCTGGCAGATTTTCCGGGGTGAGCACGACCGCCTGATCAGGCGGCTCACCCTTGCGTTTGCGGCGATCGTTGTCCTGGCACCCATGATCCAGTCCTGGTATGTGGTGTGGCTTATTCCATTATTCGCCGTGACGGGGATCCGGAACGACTGGCAGGTCAAGGCCCTCTACTTTGTGGTCTCGTTCTTTATGATCTACGCCATTTCCGACCAGCTGGAAGTCTTCCCCTACCTACAGACCGCGGACCTTGGGCTGGCACTTGCCCTGGCACGTGTTGCCGCTGCCCTCACCGGCCTGCTGTTCGGCCTCTACCTCATCTTCTGGGACCCCCGGACCCGGAGCCTCTTCCGGAAGAGCGGCGATCCGGTGCTCGAGCGGCCGGTCATCTAG
- a CDS encoding Gfo/Idh/MocA family protein: MGFETKTIRIAMNGITGRMGYRQHLLRSILPIRDAGGFTLEDGTRIQVEPILVGRNEAKIRELAEKHKVSEWSTDLYAVINDPTVDIVFDASMTSLRAATLKKAMLAGKHIFTEKPTAETLEEAIDLARIGKESGVTAGVVHDKLYLPGLVKLRRLVDEGFFGRILSIRGEFGYWVFEGDVQAAQRPSWNYRKEDGGGMTTDMFCHWNYVLEGIIGKVKSVNAKTATHIPARWDEAGKEYKATADDASYGIFELETPAGEEVIGQINSSWAVRVYRDELVEFQIDGTHGSAVAGLNKCVAQQRAHTPKPVWNPDLPVTESFRDQWQEVPANAELDNGFKLQWEEFLRDVVAGREHRFGLLSAARGVQLAELGLQSNDERRTIDIPEITL; encoded by the coding sequence ATGGGCTTCGAAACAAAAACAATCCGCATCGCCATGAACGGCATCACCGGCCGGATGGGCTACCGCCAGCACCTGCTGCGCTCCATCCTCCCCATCCGGGACGCCGGCGGCTTCACCCTGGAAGACGGCACCCGCATCCAGGTGGAGCCCATCCTGGTGGGCCGCAACGAAGCCAAAATCCGCGAACTGGCCGAAAAGCACAAGGTCTCCGAGTGGAGCACCGACCTTTATGCCGTGATCAACGATCCCACCGTTGACATCGTCTTTGATGCCTCCATGACCAGCCTCCGGGCAGCCACCCTGAAAAAGGCCATGCTTGCCGGCAAGCACATCTTCACTGAGAAGCCCACGGCCGAAACCCTCGAAGAAGCCATCGACCTGGCCCGCATCGGCAAGGAATCCGGCGTCACCGCAGGCGTCGTCCACGACAAGCTCTACCTGCCCGGCCTGGTCAAGCTCCGCCGCCTGGTGGATGAAGGCTTCTTTGGCCGCATCCTTTCCATCCGCGGCGAATTCGGCTACTGGGTCTTCGAAGGCGATGTCCAGGCTGCGCAGCGCCCGTCCTGGAACTACCGCAAGGAAGACGGCGGCGGAATGACCACGGACATGTTCTGCCACTGGAACTACGTCCTTGAGGGCATCATCGGCAAGGTCAAGAGCGTTAACGCCAAGACCGCCACCCACATCCCCGCCCGCTGGGACGAAGCAGGCAAGGAATACAAGGCCACGGCCGATGACGCCTCCTATGGCATCTTCGAACTCGAAACCCCTGCCGGCGAGGAAGTCATCGGCCAGATCAACTCCTCCTGGGCTGTCCGCGTTTACCGTGACGAGCTGGTGGAGTTCCAGATCGATGGCACTCACGGCTCCGCCGTCGCAGGCCTGAACAAGTGCGTTGCCCAGCAGCGCGCCCACACCCCCAAGCCGGTCTGGAACCCGGACCTGCCCGTCACGGAATCCTTCCGTGACCAGTGGCAGGAAGTCCCGGCCAACGCTGAGCTGGACAACGGCTTCAAGCTGCAGTGGGAGGAGTTCCTCCGCGATGTCGTCGCCGGCCGGGAGCACCGCTTCGGCCTGTTGTCCGCTGCCCGCGGCGTCCAGCTCGCCGAGCTCGGCCTGCAGTCCAACGACGAGCGCCGCACCATCGACATCCCGGAGATCACCCTCTAA
- the xylB gene encoding xylulokinase, translating to MALVAGIDSSTQSCKVVIRDADTGALIRQGRASHPDGSEIHPDHWWDALQEAIQQAGGLSDVAAVSVGGQQHGMVCLDSDGQVIRPALLWNDTRSAGAAEDLIRTAGDGDAAAGARYWAGATGTVPVASLTLTKLHWLAANEPENAAKVAAVCLPHDWLTWRLMGHGPGSSPGNLEALATDRSDASGTGYYSAAAGTYLPGVLESSLGHVPLLPEVLGPLDVAGKTPDAVLLAAGAGDNAAAALGVGAGVGDVVMSLGTSGTVFAVSNTPAADQSGLVAGFADASGNYLPLVCTLNATRVFDATAALLDVSLAEFSELALSAEPGAGGLTLVPYFDGERTPNLPDATGSLHGITRANYTPANLARAAVEGVVCSLADGLAALQEQGVEARRIILVGGGAQSAAVQSAAAQLLGIKVTVPRPGEYVADGAARQAAAALTGQFPQWSLDAVDIPAGKDDGGVLARYRRFAAMYA from the coding sequence ATGGCGCTGGTAGCAGGCATCGACAGCTCCACCCAGTCCTGCAAAGTAGTGATCCGCGACGCGGACACAGGAGCTCTTATCCGCCAGGGCAGGGCCAGCCATCCGGACGGTTCGGAAATCCACCCGGACCACTGGTGGGACGCGCTGCAGGAAGCGATACAGCAGGCGGGCGGGCTGTCCGACGTGGCAGCGGTCTCCGTGGGCGGACAGCAGCACGGCATGGTCTGCCTGGACAGCGATGGCCAGGTCATCCGGCCCGCACTGCTGTGGAATGACACGCGAAGCGCCGGCGCCGCCGAGGACCTCATCAGGACCGCGGGCGACGGCGACGCTGCCGCCGGTGCCCGCTACTGGGCCGGGGCCACCGGCACCGTCCCCGTGGCGTCGCTGACGCTGACCAAGCTGCACTGGCTGGCCGCCAATGAACCGGAGAACGCGGCGAAGGTTGCGGCAGTCTGCCTGCCGCATGACTGGCTGACGTGGCGGCTGATGGGCCACGGCCCAGGGAGCAGCCCGGGTAACCTCGAGGCCCTGGCCACCGACCGTTCGGACGCCTCCGGGACAGGCTATTATTCCGCGGCGGCAGGCACCTACCTGCCCGGGGTCCTGGAGTCCTCGCTGGGGCATGTTCCGCTGCTGCCCGAGGTATTGGGCCCGCTGGACGTTGCCGGCAAGACCCCGGACGCCGTCCTCCTGGCGGCCGGTGCCGGGGACAACGCTGCGGCGGCGCTGGGTGTGGGTGCCGGCGTCGGGGATGTGGTGATGTCCCTCGGCACCTCCGGAACGGTCTTTGCCGTCTCCAATACGCCGGCAGCCGATCAGTCGGGCCTGGTGGCAGGGTTCGCCGATGCGTCCGGAAATTACCTGCCGCTCGTGTGCACCCTCAACGCCACCCGCGTTTTTGACGCCACCGCCGCCCTGCTGGACGTCAGTCTCGCCGAGTTCAGTGAGCTGGCGCTGTCCGCCGAGCCCGGCGCGGGGGGCCTTACCCTCGTGCCCTATTTCGACGGCGAACGCACACCGAACCTGCCGGACGCCACCGGGTCCCTGCATGGCATCACCCGCGCCAATTACACGCCCGCGAACCTGGCGCGTGCCGCCGTCGAGGGCGTGGTCTGCTCGCTGGCGGACGGGCTGGCCGCCCTGCAGGAACAGGGCGTGGAGGCGAGGCGGATCATCCTGGTGGGCGGCGGGGCGCAGTCCGCCGCCGTTCAGTCGGCAGCGGCCCAGCTGTTAGGAATCAAGGTCACCGTGCCCCGGCCCGGTGAATACGTGGCCGACGGCGCAGCCCGCCAGGCCGCGGCGGCACTCACCGGCCAATTTCCGCAGTGGTCGCTGGACGCCGTCGATATTCCTGCCGGGAAGGACGACGGCGGTGTGCTGGCACGTTATCGCCGGTTCGCCGCCATGTATGCCTAG
- a CDS encoding alpha/beta hydrolase — protein MTVALQLTAVPSRTGGSGDRPAVLVLPGGGYGRQADHEAEPVAEWLAGLGIHGFVLRYRVAPDRHPAPLEDAKQAMLRIRSGAHGLAVDPRRVGVLGFSAGGHLAAALSTAVATGSAELDVPEAVPDLTVLCYPVVSYTHAVHQGSVDNLLGESPSADLLAELSAERQVTAETPPAFVWHTADDAAVPVSHSLGYTAALLNAGVPAELHVFPEGRHGLGLADGQPGADQWPALCSGWLDRAGWTEP, from the coding sequence CTGACGGTGGCGCTGCAACTGACGGCAGTGCCGTCCCGCACGGGCGGTTCCGGAGACCGGCCCGCCGTCCTGGTCCTCCCCGGTGGCGGCTACGGCCGCCAGGCAGACCATGAGGCCGAGCCCGTTGCCGAATGGCTGGCAGGGCTGGGTATTCACGGTTTCGTGCTGCGCTACCGGGTTGCCCCGGACCGGCATCCGGCACCGCTCGAGGATGCGAAGCAGGCAATGCTCCGGATCCGCAGTGGTGCCCACGGACTGGCGGTCGATCCCAGGCGTGTAGGCGTACTCGGGTTTTCCGCCGGCGGACACCTAGCGGCGGCGCTGTCCACTGCAGTGGCGACCGGCAGCGCGGAACTCGACGTTCCGGAGGCAGTCCCGGACCTGACGGTGCTGTGCTACCCGGTGGTGTCGTATACCCATGCCGTGCACCAGGGTTCCGTGGACAACCTCCTGGGCGAGTCGCCGTCGGCGGACCTCCTTGCGGAACTGTCCGCGGAGCGGCAGGTCACTGCTGAAACGCCGCCCGCGTTTGTCTGGCACACGGCGGACGATGCTGCCGTGCCGGTCAGCCACAGCCTGGGCTACACCGCGGCCCTGCTCAATGCCGGCGTACCCGCCGAACTGCATGTCTTTCCCGAAGGCCGCCACGGGCTGGGCCTGGCGGACGGGCAACCCGGAGCGGACCAGTGGCCCGCGCTCTGCTCCGGCTGGCTGGACCGCGCAGGCTGGACGGAGCCGTAG
- a CDS encoding sugar phosphate isomerase/epimerase family protein: protein MTIISGTSAFSRLSINSATTKKWTLAQVVDGCVNAGIPSIGPWRDRVEEAGLDKAARLIKDAGLRVSSLCRGGFLTAADPEGQAAALADNRAAILEAVALDTRELFLVVGGLAPGEKDVVAARRRVADRLADLVPFAAEHGVRLVLEPLHPMYAADRALISTLGQALDLAAPFDASTVGVAVDTFHVWWDPELKAQIERAGRENRIASYQVCDFNMPIAADPLLSRGYMGDGVVDFATIGTWVRDAGYAGDIEVEIFNQDIWDTDGNTVLATVKERYAELVLPFA, encoded by the coding sequence ATGACAATCATTTCAGGGACGTCCGCTTTCTCGCGCCTCTCCATCAACAGCGCCACCACCAAAAAATGGACCCTCGCCCAGGTCGTCGACGGCTGCGTCAACGCCGGCATCCCCTCAATCGGGCCATGGCGGGACCGCGTGGAGGAAGCCGGCCTGGACAAGGCAGCGCGCCTGATCAAGGACGCCGGCTTGCGTGTTTCCTCCCTGTGCCGCGGCGGGTTCCTCACCGCTGCGGACCCGGAGGGGCAGGCTGCTGCCCTGGCGGACAACCGGGCCGCCATCCTCGAGGCCGTTGCCCTGGATACCAGGGAACTGTTCCTGGTGGTGGGCGGCCTGGCGCCGGGGGAGAAGGACGTGGTGGCGGCCCGCCGGCGCGTCGCGGACCGCCTCGCCGACCTGGTTCCCTTCGCCGCCGAACACGGCGTCCGCCTGGTCCTGGAACCGCTGCACCCGATGTACGCCGCGGACCGTGCCCTGATCTCCACCCTGGGGCAGGCGCTCGACCTCGCAGCGCCCTTCGACGCCTCAACGGTGGGCGTCGCCGTCGACACGTTCCATGTCTGGTGGGATCCCGAGCTGAAGGCGCAGATCGAGCGCGCGGGACGGGAAAACCGGATCGCCTCCTACCAGGTGTGCGACTTCAACATGCCCATCGCCGCAGATCCGCTGCTGTCCCGCGGGTACATGGGCGACGGCGTAGTGGACTTCGCCACCATCGGCACCTGGGTGCGCGACGCAGGCTACGCCGGTGACATCGAGGTGGAAATCTTCAATCAGGACATCTGGGACACGGACGGCAACACCGTCCTGGCCACAGTCAAGGAGCGCTACGCGGAGCTTGTCCTCCCGTTCGCCTGA
- a CDS encoding dihydrodipicolinate synthase family protein, whose protein sequence is MTSLILPSHDGGTREYRLQGGTSWARPTAPLTARRAYAAAHVIPEVLADNTPGAPARLDWEATMAYRHELWSYGLGVADAMDTAQRGMGLDWAATQQLIKRTGVEAASVVSAGSAATAGKSVRDLVSCGAGTDQLDIESLPAGEAGLKAVLEAYREQIAVITEAGPKVIIMASRALAKVASGPEDYLKVYSALLQEVDQPVILHWLGTMFDPALAGYWGSDDVAAATETFLGLIKDNAAKVDGVKVSLLDASHEVALRAALPESVRLYTGDDFNYPELIDGDGSHHSDALLGIFAAIYPAASVALQNYDAGNTARAREILDSTRELGKHIFSAPTFYYKTGIAFMSWLNGKQQGFQMVGGLHSGRSVCHLAKTFELADQAGLLRDPALAAFRMSDYLRINGVGV, encoded by the coding sequence ATGACCTCACTCATCCTTCCCTCGCACGACGGCGGCACCCGGGAATACCGGCTTCAGGGCGGCACGTCGTGGGCCCGTCCCACCGCCCCGCTCACAGCGCGCCGCGCCTATGCCGCAGCCCACGTGATCCCCGAGGTGCTCGCGGACAACACCCCCGGCGCGCCCGCCCGGCTCGACTGGGAAGCCACCATGGCCTACCGCCATGAGCTGTGGTCCTACGGCCTCGGTGTCGCCGATGCCATGGACACTGCCCAGCGCGGTATGGGCCTTGACTGGGCAGCCACCCAGCAGCTCATCAAGCGCACCGGAGTGGAGGCCGCTTCAGTGGTTTCGGCCGGCAGCGCGGCCACGGCCGGCAAGTCGGTCCGCGACCTCGTGTCCTGCGGGGCGGGCACGGACCAGCTGGACATCGAGTCCCTGCCTGCCGGCGAAGCCGGACTCAAGGCCGTCCTCGAGGCATACCGCGAGCAGATAGCCGTCATCACCGAGGCCGGACCCAAGGTCATCATTATGGCCTCGCGCGCCCTGGCCAAGGTTGCCAGCGGGCCGGAAGACTACCTGAAGGTGTACTCCGCGCTGCTGCAGGAGGTGGACCAACCCGTGATCCTCCACTGGCTGGGCACCATGTTCGATCCCGCCCTCGCCGGGTATTGGGGTTCGGATGACGTCGCAGCGGCCACGGAGACCTTCCTTGGCCTCATCAAGGACAACGCCGCCAAGGTGGACGGCGTCAAAGTCTCGCTGCTCGACGCCAGCCATGAAGTGGCCCTGCGCGCTGCCCTGCCCGAAAGCGTCCGGCTCTACACCGGCGACGACTTCAACTACCCGGAACTGATCGACGGCGACGGCAGCCACCACTCGGACGCGCTGCTGGGCATCTTTGCGGCCATCTACCCCGCCGCTTCGGTGGCCCTGCAGAACTACGACGCCGGCAACACCGCCAGGGCCCGCGAAATCCTGGACTCCACCCGCGAACTGGGCAAGCACATCTTCAGCGCCCCCACGTTCTACTACAAGACCGGGATCGCTTTTATGTCCTGGCTCAACGGCAAGCAGCAGGGCTTCCAGATGGTGGGCGGCCTGCACTCCGGCCGTTCGGTGTGCCACTTGGCTAAGACCTTCGAACTGGCGGACCAGGCCGGACTGTTGCGTGATCCCGCACTGGCTGCCTTCCGGATGTCCGACTACTTGCGCATCAACGGGGTGGGGGTATGA
- the def gene encoding peptide deformylase: MTVLPITIWGEPVLHRRAAEVENFDDGLRTLIADMFETNDAANGVGLAAPQVGVGKRIFVYKYANDDGAPPTGVLVNPVLTLSKISGAVPDPDEEEEGCLSFPGGVYPLKRAEWARVEGFDGFGQPVRFEATGWFARIIQHEYDHLDGKLYVNRLMDRYARKALKQAKKSGWGVPGLTWMPGVDPDPFGH; this comes from the coding sequence ATGACCGTTCTGCCAATCACCATTTGGGGAGAGCCCGTACTGCATCGAAGGGCAGCCGAAGTTGAAAACTTCGACGACGGGTTGCGGACCCTGATTGCGGACATGTTCGAAACAAACGACGCCGCCAACGGCGTGGGCCTTGCTGCCCCGCAGGTGGGGGTCGGCAAGAGGATCTTCGTCTACAAGTACGCCAATGACGACGGCGCTCCCCCCACCGGCGTGCTGGTGAACCCTGTCCTCACGTTGTCGAAGATCTCCGGCGCCGTCCCCGATCCTGACGAGGAGGAAGAGGGCTGCCTGTCCTTTCCCGGCGGGGTGTATCCACTGAAGCGGGCCGAGTGGGCGCGCGTGGAGGGTTTTGACGGCTTCGGCCAGCCGGTGAGGTTTGAGGCCACGGGCTGGTTCGCCCGGATCATCCAGCACGAGTACGACCACCTTGACGGGAAGCTCTACGTCAACCGCCTCATGGACCGCTATGCGCGGAAAGCGCTGAAGCAGGCCAAAAAGAGCGGTTGGGGAGTTCCCGGGCTGACGTGGATGCCGGGCGTGGACCCGGACCCCTTCGGACATTAG